A single window of Martelella sp. NC20 DNA harbors:
- a CDS encoding ArsR/SmtB family transcription factor: MDETQTITALAALAQSTRLQTFRLLVESEPDGIAAGELARRLDVPQNTMSAHLSTLTRAGIVVGERQGRSIIYRAELERFRAVVLYLLRDCCGGNPDLCAPLIEGLAPCCTNAGHAHEDNRNDRPNL, encoded by the coding sequence ATGGATGAAACACAGACAATCACGGCGCTGGCGGCCCTGGCACAATCAACGCGGCTTCAGACCTTCCGACTGCTTGTGGAAAGCGAACCGGACGGCATTGCCGCCGGCGAGCTTGCCCGAAGGCTCGACGTTCCGCAAAACACCATGTCGGCGCATCTGTCGACGCTGACCCGCGCGGGCATCGTCGTCGGTGAGCGGCAGGGACGCTCAATCATCTACCGGGCCGAACTGGAACGCTTCCGCGCCGTCGTGCTGTATCTGCTACGCGACTGCTGCGGCGGCAATCCGGATCTCTGCGCGCCGCTGATCGAAGGACTTGCACCTTGTTGCACCAATGCCGGACACGCCCACGAGGACAACCGAAATGACCGACCAAACCTATAA
- a CDS encoding helix-turn-helix transcriptional regulator produces the protein MAGSRSERLLALLQVLRGHRYPVAGTRLAGELGISIRTLYRDIASLRAQGAAIEGEAGVGYVLRPGFLLPPMMFSQEEIEALVLGSRWVAKATDAKLSAAAETALAKITAVLPPGLSDMVDETALIIGPRALAAEKADIPALRSAIRHERKLEIGYSDEAGAITRRIIWPFGLAYFESVRVVLGWCELRQDFRHFRTDRIASLTEPGERYPKRRAVLLAEWRRTMNYV, from the coding sequence GTGGCGGGTTCGCGCTCGGAACGGCTGCTGGCGTTGTTGCAGGTGTTGCGCGGCCATCGCTATCCGGTTGCGGGCACGCGGCTTGCCGGTGAACTCGGCATCAGCATTCGAACGCTCTATCGCGATATCGCGAGCCTGAGGGCGCAGGGCGCGGCGATCGAGGGCGAGGCGGGCGTCGGCTATGTGCTGCGACCCGGTTTTCTGCTGCCGCCGATGATGTTCTCGCAGGAGGAGATCGAGGCGCTGGTGCTTGGCAGCCGCTGGGTGGCCAAGGCAACGGACGCCAAGCTTTCCGCCGCCGCAGAGACCGCGCTTGCCAAGATTACGGCCGTGCTGCCGCCCGGCCTCTCTGATATGGTGGACGAAACGGCGCTGATCATCGGTCCGCGCGCCCTTGCCGCGGAGAAGGCCGATATCCCGGCGCTCCGAAGCGCGATCCGCCATGAAAGAAAGCTCGAGATCGGCTACAGCGATGAGGCCGGCGCGATCACCCGAAGGATCATCTGGCCGTTCGGTCTTGCCTATTTCGAGAGTGTGCGCGTCGTTCTCGGCTGGTGCGAGTTGCGGCAGGATTTCCGGCATTTTCGCACCGACCGGATCGCAAGCCTGACAGAGCCCGGCGAGCGCTATCCGAAACGCCGCGCGGTGCTGCTTGCCGAATGGCGACGGACGATGAATTATGTCTGA
- a CDS encoding HAD-IA family hydrolase has translation MNKCLMLDVDGVIINTPDGWERDIERDLGIDPKLLETHFFIPHWPEIVEGTKALRDVLEECMPALGSPVSPDDFLAYWFERDSAIDPNVLAACDRLRAGGTCIFLATNQEHLRADYLMARLKLADRVDGIVYSAAVGAKKPDPAFFKAAEAKSGFARPDHILVDDQLRNIEAARAFGWSALQWTGREDLVQLVETAGR, from the coding sequence ATGAACAAATGCCTGATGCTCGACGTCGACGGCGTCATCATCAATACGCCTGACGGCTGGGAGCGCGATATCGAACGCGATCTCGGCATCGACCCGAAGCTGCTCGAAACCCACTTCTTCATCCCGCACTGGCCCGAGATCGTCGAGGGTACGAAGGCGCTGCGCGACGTGCTGGAAGAGTGCATGCCGGCGCTCGGGTCCCCGGTCTCGCCGGATGATTTCCTGGCCTACTGGTTCGAGCGCGATTCGGCGATTGACCCCAATGTGCTTGCCGCCTGCGACCGGCTGCGCGCCGGCGGCACCTGCATCTTTCTCGCCACCAATCAGGAGCATCTGCGCGCGGACTACCTGATGGCGCGGCTGAAGCTTGCCGATCGCGTCGACGGCATCGTCTATTCGGCGGCGGTGGGCGCGAAGAAACCGGATCCGGCGTTTTTCAAAGCAGCGGAGGCCAAGAGCGGCTTTGCCCGGCCGGACCATATTCTGGTGGACGACCAGCTCAGGAATATCGAGGCGGCAAGGGCGTTCGGCTGGAGCGCGTTGCAATGGACAGGCCGTGAAGACCTGGTGCAACTGGTGGAGACCGCCGGTCGGTAA
- the nudC gene encoding NAD(+) diphosphatase — protein MTSQFHKAGPHEDPSALTAFAGCRIIRDSEHRDEETLEKAAAEPNARFFGFAAGKAIVKHERQVLDPYFARYELAGLSPDPESAILLGRDPGGAPLISISLGLDPEALPGHLKVLTTRAAYSEQLLGEATLGAFALAVSLNAWTDNHRFCGRCGAPSRSAAGGFRRECTACGNMMFPRTDPVVIMLIVDEAGDRVLLGRSPHFPAGRYSCLAGFLEPGETIEDAVRRETLEESGIRVGSVRYHASQPWPMPHSLMLGCYGRAENFDIIPDDAELEDCRWFSRAELAAIVDGTHPDGINAPAEGAIAFRLVRDFLDWR, from the coding sequence ATGACATCACAGTTCCACAAGGCCGGGCCGCATGAGGACCCGAGCGCGCTGACCGCCTTTGCCGGCTGCCGGATCATCCGCGACAGCGAACACCGCGACGAGGAGACGCTGGAAAAGGCCGCCGCCGAGCCCAATGCCCGGTTTTTCGGCTTTGCCGCCGGCAAGGCGATCGTCAAGCATGAACGCCAGGTGCTCGATCCCTATTTTGCCCGTTACGAACTGGCCGGGCTCTCCCCCGATCCCGAAAGCGCGATCCTGCTCGGGCGCGATCCGGGCGGCGCGCCGCTGATCTCGATTTCGCTCGGCCTCGATCCCGAAGCGCTTCCGGGACATCTGAAGGTGCTGACCACCCGCGCGGCCTATAGCGAGCAATTGCTGGGCGAGGCGACCCTCGGCGCCTTCGCGCTCGCCGTCAGCCTCAATGCCTGGACCGACAATCATCGCTTTTGCGGGCGCTGCGGGGCTCCATCAAGGTCAGCCGCCGGTGGTTTCCGGCGCGAATGCACGGCCTGCGGCAACATGATGTTTCCGCGCACCGACCCGGTGGTGATCATGCTGATCGTGGACGAGGCGGGCGACCGGGTGCTGCTCGGCCGCAGCCCGCATTTCCCGGCAGGCCGCTATTCCTGCCTCGCCGGTTTTCTGGAGCCCGGCGAAACCATCGAGGACGCGGTCAGGCGCGAAACGCTGGAAGAATCCGGCATTCGCGTCGGTTCCGTGCGCTACCACGCCTCCCAGCCGTGGCCGATGCCGCATTCGCTGATGCTCGGCTGTTATGGCAGGGCCGAAAACTTCGATATCATACCTGATGATGCCGAGCTTGAAGACTGTCGCTGGTTCTCCCGCGCCGAGCTTGCCGCGATTGTCGACGGAACGCATCCCGACGGCATCAACGCGCCGGCGGAAGGCGCGATCGCGTTCCGTCTGGTGCGCGATTTCCTCGACTGGCGATAG
- a CDS encoding HIT domain-containing protein, which yields MQEFQIDPRLERDSMAIADLGLCQLRLMRDARWPWLLAVPQRVGITEMFQLAPLDQTMLTFEVNEAAKALSGVTGAAKINVAAIGNIVRQLHVHIVARFAGDANWPGPVWGYGTPEPRPEDDSEALARRITEAMAHS from the coding sequence ATGCAGGAATTTCAGATCGACCCGCGTCTCGAGCGGGACAGCATGGCCATCGCCGATCTGGGGCTTTGCCAGTTGCGGCTGATGCGCGATGCGCGCTGGCCATGGCTTCTGGCCGTGCCGCAACGCGTCGGGATCACGGAAATGTTCCAGCTTGCGCCCCTCGACCAGACCATGCTGACCTTCGAGGTCAACGAGGCCGCAAAGGCGCTTTCGGGCGTTACCGGCGCCGCCAAGATCAACGTCGCGGCGATCGGCAATATCGTGCGCCAGCTCCACGTCCATATCGTTGCCCGGTTTGCGGGCGATGCCAATTGGCCGGGCCCGGTCTGGGGCTACGGTACGCCCGAGCCGCGGCCCGAGGACGATAGCGAAGCGCTGGCGCGCAGGATTACAGAGGCAATGGCACACTCATGA
- a CDS encoding arsenate reductase ArsC gives MTDQTYNVLFLCTGNSARSIMAESIMNKEGAGRFHAFSAGSKPRGEVHPLALETLGTMGYPSEGFRSKSWDEFSGPDAPAIDFIITVCDNAAGESCPIMRGSGRRAHWGVEDPASVEGTEDQKLRAFAQTATFLKSRIMAFLNLPHETIDAMALDARMKQIGAMDGTTDKSAKAS, from the coding sequence ATGACCGACCAAACCTATAACGTTCTGTTTCTCTGCACTGGAAACTCCGCCCGCTCGATCATGGCCGAATCGATCATGAACAAGGAAGGCGCCGGCCGCTTCCATGCCTTTTCCGCCGGCAGCAAGCCCAGGGGCGAGGTCCATCCGCTGGCCCTTGAGACCCTCGGGACCATGGGTTATCCGTCGGAAGGCTTCCGCTCCAAAAGCTGGGACGAATTTTCCGGGCCCGATGCCCCCGCGATCGATTTCATCATTACCGTCTGCGACAATGCCGCCGGCGAGAGCTGCCCGATCATGCGCGGCAGCGGCAGGCGCGCCCATTGGGGCGTCGAGGATCCCGCGAGCGTCGAGGGCACCGAAGACCAGAAACTGCGCGCCTTCGCCCAGACCGCGACCTTCCTGAAAAGCCGGATCATGGCGTTCCTCAACCTGCCCCACGAAACCATCGACGCCATGGCGTTGGACGCCCGCATGAAGCAGATCGGCGCCATGGACGGCACGACCGACAAGAGCGCGAAGGCCAGCTGA
- a CDS encoding prephenate dehydratase codes for MIMKTNRISFQGEYGANSDMACRDMYPDMEPLPCKTFEDAFLAVENGDADLAMIPIENTIAGRVADIHYQLPDSHLSIIGEYFMPIRFQLMALPGVTLDDIRTVHSHIHALGQCRKIIRRNKWNAVIAGDTAGAAMLVKETGDRTMAALAPRLAASLYGLDILAENVEDSESNVTRFVILSDKAKRAERNGHDRTIVTTFIFNVRNIPAALYKALGGFATNGINMTKLESYQIGGKFIATQFYADIEGHPDDPAVARALEELDFFTEQVRILGVYEGHPMRRHLQTLDDMA; via the coding sequence ATGATCATGAAAACCAATCGCATCTCGTTCCAGGGCGAATACGGCGCCAATTCCGATATGGCCTGCCGGGACATGTATCCCGACATGGAGCCGCTGCCGTGCAAGACCTTCGAGGATGCGTTTCTGGCGGTCGAAAACGGCGATGCCGATCTGGCGATGATCCCGATCGAGAACACGATCGCCGGTCGCGTCGCCGATATCCACTACCAGCTTCCCGATTCGCACCTGTCGATCATCGGCGAATATTTCATGCCGATCCGGTTCCAGCTGATGGCGCTGCCGGGCGTGACGCTGGACGATATCAGGACCGTGCACAGCCATATCCACGCGCTCGGCCAGTGCCGCAAGATCATCCGCCGCAACAAGTGGAACGCGGTGATCGCCGGCGATACCGCAGGCGCTGCCATGCTGGTGAAGGAAACCGGCGACCGCACCATGGCGGCCCTTGCCCCGCGCCTTGCCGCCTCGCTCTACGGGCTCGATATCCTGGCCGAAAACGTCGAGGACAGCGAAAGCAACGTGACCCGCTTCGTGATTCTTTCCGACAAGGCGAAACGGGCCGAGCGCAACGGCCACGACCGCACGATCGTGACCACCTTCATCTTCAACGTCCGCAATATTCCGGCAGCGCTCTACAAGGCGCTTGGCGGTTTTGCCACCAACGGCATCAACATGACCAAGCTGGAGAGCTACCAGATCGGCGGCAAGTTCATCGCCACCCAGTTCTATGCCGATATCGAGGGCCATCCCGACGATCCGGCCGTGGCGCGCGCGCTGGAGGAACTCGATTTCTTCACCGAGCAGGTGCGCATCCTCGGGGTCTATGAAGGCCACCCGATGCGCCGCCACCTGCAGACGCTGGACGACATGGCCTAG
- a CDS encoding 3-deoxy-manno-octulosonate cytidylyltransferase, producing the protein MAIVKSDETIILIPARMASSRLPGKPLADIAGRPMIVHVAERARESGMGRVVVAVDDEAVFEAVEKAGFEAVMTGMTHQSGSDRIHEALGRVDPGGKAQLIVNVQGDLPTLDPALIKASLAPLADPAVDIATLTVEITDEAEKTASQVVKLVGSPVGPSRLRALYFTRATAPWGDGPLYHHIGLYTYRRSALERFVALPVSPLEKREKLEQLRALEAGMRIDAEIVKTVPLGVDTAEDLEKARRILESVRS; encoded by the coding sequence GTGGCGATCGTCAAATCCGATGAAACGATCATTCTTATTCCCGCCCGCATGGCTTCCAGCCGCCTGCCCGGCAAGCCTCTGGCCGATATCGCCGGCCGGCCGATGATTGTTCATGTGGCCGAGCGCGCGCGCGAATCAGGCATGGGCCGGGTGGTCGTGGCCGTCGATGACGAGGCCGTTTTCGAGGCCGTCGAGAAAGCCGGCTTCGAGGCCGTGATGACCGGCATGACGCACCAGTCCGGCTCCGACCGCATCCACGAGGCGCTTGGCAGGGTCGACCCCGGCGGCAAGGCACAACTGATCGTCAACGTTCAGGGCGATCTGCCGACCCTTGATCCCGCCCTCATCAAGGCATCGCTCGCGCCGCTTGCCGACCCCGCGGTCGATATCGCAACGCTGACGGTGGAGATCACCGACGAGGCCGAAAAGACCGCCTCCCAGGTGGTCAAGCTGGTCGGCTCGCCGGTCGGCCCATCGAGACTGCGCGCGCTCTATTTTACCCGCGCGACCGCGCCCTGGGGCGACGGGCCGCTTTATCATCACATAGGACTTTATACCTATCGGCGCTCCGCCCTCGAACGCTTCGTCGCGCTCCCGGTCTCGCCGCTCGAAAAGCGCGAGAAGCTCGAGCAGCTGCGCGCGCTGGAAGCCGGCATGCGCATCGATGCCGAGATCGTCAAGACCGTGCCGCTCGGGGTCGATACCGCCGAGGACCTCGAAAAGGCGCGCCGCATTCTCGAAAGTGTCAGATCATGA
- a CDS encoding DNA polymerase III subunit gamma/tau, protein MADSEHQREKDAGYRVLARKYRPKDFSDLMVGQEAMVRTLTNAFETGRIAQAYMLTGVRGVGKTTTARILARGLNYKTDAVDKPTIELKEIGEHCRAIMEGRHVDVIEMDAASHTGIDDIREIIDQVRYRPSTARYKVYIIDEVHMLSNQAFNGLLKTLEEPPEHVKFIFATTEIRKVPITVLSRCQRFDLRRIPASDLVRLFSTISAKEGVTVEDEAIQMIARAAEGSARDGLSLLDQAISHGSGRVEASAVRAMLGLADRARIVDLFGHIVSGDVAAALAEFQAQYEAGANPVVVLNDLADFTHLVTRLKYVPEGAEDVSLSEIERMEGTGFAQKIAVSALSRIWQMLLKGIPETENAARPFGAAEMVLIRLAHAASLPSPEDAARRLLALEEGGGAPAATPASSQPAGRPQASAGHAGGTNAVATHRSEASPRPSATVTMLHPQSAEARAPEMTPAPDVAEDEREPAPEPQTTSAIKSLQDITDLCSKNRAIKMRSEIRNFVRLVRLEPGRLEVNLHPGTSATFLNDLGAKLREWTGESWFVSLSREAGAPTLLEAEEAEREQRFRDAREDPDIAAILKFFPGAEIRDVRVRADSEAGDTAESDAPDAAVNEDGDVLPEDDIDE, encoded by the coding sequence ATGGCCGATAGCGAACATCAGCGCGAAAAAGATGCCGGATACCGCGTCCTGGCGCGCAAATACCGTCCCAAGGACTTCTCCGACCTGATGGTCGGCCAGGAGGCGATGGTGCGCACGCTGACCAACGCCTTCGAGACCGGCCGCATCGCGCAGGCCTATATGCTGACCGGGGTGCGCGGGGTCGGCAAGACGACAACCGCCCGCATCCTCGCCCGTGGCCTCAATTACAAGACCGACGCCGTCGACAAGCCGACGATCGAGCTGAAGGAGATCGGCGAGCATTGCCGGGCGATCATGGAAGGCCGCCATGTCGACGTGATCGAGATGGACGCCGCCTCCCATACCGGCATCGACGATATCCGCGAGATCATCGATCAGGTGCGCTACCGGCCGTCGACCGCGCGCTACAAGGTCTATATCATCGACGAGGTGCACATGCTCTCCAACCAGGCCTTCAACGGCCTGTTGAAGACGCTGGAAGAGCCGCCGGAGCATGTGAAATTCATCTTCGCCACCACCGAAATCCGCAAGGTTCCGATCACGGTGCTGTCGCGCTGCCAGCGATTCGACCTGCGCCGCATACCGGCCAGCGATCTGGTGCGGCTGTTTTCGACGATCTCCGCCAAGGAAGGCGTGACGGTCGAGGACGAGGCGATCCAGATGATCGCGCGCGCCGCCGAAGGCTCGGCCCGTGACGGGCTGTCGCTGCTGGACCAGGCGATTTCGCATGGCAGCGGGCGGGTGGAGGCGAGCGCCGTGCGCGCCATGCTCGGCCTTGCCGACCGCGCCCGGATCGTCGATCTGTTCGGCCATATCGTGAGCGGTGATGTCGCCGCAGCCCTTGCGGAATTTCAGGCGCAGTATGAGGCCGGGGCCAATCCGGTGGTCGTGCTCAACGACCTTGCCGATTTCACCCATCTGGTGACGCGGCTGAAATATGTGCCGGAAGGCGCGGAAGACGTGTCGCTGAGCGAGATCGAGCGCATGGAAGGAACCGGATTTGCCCAAAAGATCGCGGTTTCGGCGCTTTCACGCATCTGGCAGATGCTTTTGAAGGGCATTCCCGAGACCGAAAACGCCGCGCGGCCGTTCGGCGCGGCCGAAATGGTGCTGATCCGGCTGGCCCATGCCGCAAGCCTGCCCTCGCCCGAGGATGCCGCCCGCAGGCTTCTGGCGCTGGAGGAGGGCGGAGGAGCGCCGGCCGCCACGCCCGCAAGTTCGCAGCCCGCCGGCCGTCCTCAGGCATCCGCCGGACACGCCGGCGGCACAAACGCCGTTGCCACGCACAGATCCGAGGCATCGCCGCGACCATCGGCCACCGTGACCATGCTGCATCCGCAAAGCGCAGAGGCCCGCGCACCGGAAATGACGCCTGCGCCAGACGTTGCCGAAGACGAGCGGGAGCCTGCCCCCGAACCGCAAACGACCTCCGCGATCAAGTCGCTGCAGGACATCACCGACCTTTGCTCGAAGAACCGCGCGATCAAGATGCGTTCGGAGATCCGCAATTTCGTGCGGCTGGTGCGTCTTGAACCGGGCCGGCTGGAGGTCAACCTCCACCCCGGCACCTCCGCGACTTTCCTCAACGATCTCGGGGCGAAGCTTAGGGAATGGACCGGCGAAAGCTGGTTCGTCAGCCTCAGCAGGGAAGCCGGCGCGCCGACGCTGCTGGAGGCCGAGGAAGCCGAGCGCGAGCAGCGTTTCCGCGATGCCCGCGAGGACCCGGACATAGCGGCGATCCTGAAATTCTTCCCCGGCGCGGAAATCCGCGACGTCCGGGTGCGCGCCGACAGCGAGGCCGGCGATACGGCCGAAAGCGACGCACCCGACGCCGCCGTCAACGAAGACGGCGACGTGTTGCCGGAAGACGATATAGACGAATAG
- a CDS encoding LysE family translocator, whose amino-acid sequence MTLGALALFAITLFVAAGSPGPSVAALVARVLSRGHRDVLPFLAAMWLGEALWLTLAVFGLAAVATAFHGVFVAIKWAGIGYLVWLAWKMWFAETETAGAELPQATSGWKMFLTGISITIGNPKIMMFYVALLPTILDLGSVTVVGWAELTVTLLMVLAVVDLSWVFMASKARGLLKSPRAMKIANRLSAGMIGGAAVAIATR is encoded by the coding sequence ATGACGCTCGGCGCGCTCGCCCTGTTCGCCATCACGCTGTTCGTCGCCGCCGGTTCGCCGGGGCCGAGCGTTGCGGCACTCGTTGCCCGCGTCCTGTCGCGCGGGCACCGCGACGTATTGCCGTTTCTGGCGGCGATGTGGCTCGGAGAGGCGCTGTGGCTGACGCTTGCGGTGTTCGGTCTGGCAGCCGTCGCCACCGCCTTCCACGGCGTGTTCGTGGCGATCAAATGGGCGGGGATCGGCTATCTCGTGTGGCTAGCCTGGAAAATGTGGTTTGCCGAAACGGAAACCGCCGGCGCGGAACTGCCGCAGGCAACCTCCGGCTGGAAGATGTTCCTGACCGGCATCAGCATCACCATCGGCAATCCGAAAATCATGATGTTCTACGTGGCGCTGCTGCCGACGATCCTCGATCTCGGCAGCGTCACAGTGGTCGGCTGGGCGGAACTGACCGTCACCCTGCTGATGGTGCTCGCCGTCGTCGATCTTTCATGGGTGTTCATGGCCTCGAAGGCCCGAGGGCTACTGAAAAGCCCGCGCGCGATGAAAATCGCCAACCGCCTCAGCGCCGGCATGATCGGCGGCGCGGCCGTGGCGATCGCGACGCGATAA
- a CDS encoding IS630 family transposase, whose amino-acid sequence MRSNISFTVSPDDRQRLSAIVAAPNSPQKHVWRARIILLSDDGLGTSAIMAETGKSKTCVWRWQERFMHEGVDGLLHDRSRPPGKAPVPPERVAEIVRLTQEPPPHEATHWTLRAMARVAGIAASTVQAIWKAHGLSPHRWRQFKLSNDPAFAEKLTDIVGLYVDPPAHAVVLSVDEKSQIQALDRTQPGLPMKKGRAGTMTHDYKRHGTTTLFAALNVLDGTVIGQNMQRHRHQEFIRFLNRIEREVPQDKAIHVILDNYAVHKKDKVRAWLARHPRWTFHFTPTSCSWLNAVEGFFAKLTRRRLKYGVFHSVVDLQAAINRFVREYNADCPKPFVWKADPEDIITARNRGFQTLESNH is encoded by the coding sequence ATGCGCAGCAACATTTCCTTTACGGTATCTCCCGACGACCGGCAGCGATTGAGCGCCATCGTCGCGGCCCCGAACAGCCCACAGAAGCACGTCTGGCGGGCACGTATCATCCTTCTGAGCGACGATGGTCTGGGCACCTCGGCGATCATGGCCGAGACCGGCAAGTCGAAAACCTGTGTGTGGCGCTGGCAGGAGCGGTTCATGCATGAGGGCGTCGACGGCCTGCTTCATGACCGGTCCCGGCCACCCGGCAAGGCGCCGGTCCCGCCGGAGCGTGTTGCCGAGATCGTCCGCTTGACGCAGGAACCGCCGCCGCACGAGGCAACACACTGGACGCTGCGCGCCATGGCCAGGGTCGCCGGCATCGCGGCCTCGACGGTTCAGGCGATCTGGAAGGCTCACGGTCTCAGCCCGCATCGCTGGAGGCAGTTCAAACTCTCCAACGATCCAGCCTTCGCCGAAAAGCTCACCGACATCGTTGGTCTTTATGTCGACCCGCCGGCCCATGCCGTGGTGCTGTCGGTTGACGAGAAATCACAGATACAGGCTCTCGACAGAACCCAGCCCGGACTGCCGATGAAGAAGGGCCGTGCCGGCACCATGACCCACGATTACAAGCGCCACGGCACCACCACTCTGTTTGCCGCGCTCAACGTGCTGGATGGCACGGTCATCGGCCAGAACATGCAGCGCCACCGCCATCAGGAGTTCATCCGCTTCCTCAACCGCATCGAGCGCGAGGTGCCGCAAGACAAGGCCATCCACGTCATCCTCGACAATTACGCCGTACACAAAAAGGACAAGGTCCGCGCCTGGCTCGCCCGCCATCCGCGCTGGACCTTCCACTTCACCCCGACATCCTGCTCCTGGCTCAACGCCGTCGAGGGCTTCTTCGCCAAACTCACACGGCGAAGGCTCAAATACGGGGTCTTCCATTCCGTCGTCGATCTGCAGGCCGCAATCAACCGTTTCGTGCGCGAATACAATGCTGACTGTCCCAAGCCATTTGTCTGGAAAGCCGATCCCGAGGACATCATCACCGCACGAAACCGAGGGTTCCAAACGTTGGAATCAAACCACTAG
- a CDS encoding YbaB/EbfC family nucleoid-associated protein has protein sequence MRDLMGMMGKVKEMQAKMEQLQEDIAAARVEGVSGGGMVTVEMTGKGELLSIKIDPTLLSGDDAEMLEDLIVAAHRDAKDRADEKAQEMTQEITAGLPIPPGMKLPF, from the coding sequence ATGCGCGATCTGATGGGCATGATGGGCAAGGTCAAGGAAATGCAGGCCAAGATGGAGCAGTTGCAGGAAGATATTGCAGCAGCGCGCGTGGAAGGCGTGTCCGGCGGCGGCATGGTCACGGTCGAAATGACCGGCAAGGGCGAATTGCTGTCGATCAAGATCGACCCGACCCTGCTTTCCGGCGACGATGCCGAAATGCTGGAAGACCTGATCGTCGCAGCGCACCGCGACGCCAAGGATCGCGCCGATGAAAAGGCGCAGGAAATGACACAGGAAATCACCGCCGGTCTGCCGATCCCGCCCGGCATGAAGCTGCCGTTCTGA
- the recR gene encoding recombination mediator RecR, translating into MAKRVTGPEIEKLIQLLAKVPGLGPRSARRAALHLIKKRDLLMGPLSGAMQDAYDKVKICSTCGNVDTSDPCTICTDPTRDQGLVIVVEDVGDLWALERAAALNAGYHVLGGTLSPLDGVGPDDLSIAALVDRVKTGEVRELIIAVNATVEGQSTAHYITDQLDGLDIKVTRLAHGVPVGGELDYLDEGTLVAALRARTSL; encoded by the coding sequence ATGGCAAAGCGTGTAACCGGCCCCGAAATCGAAAAACTGATCCAGCTTCTGGCGAAGGTGCCGGGGCTTGGGCCGCGTTCGGCGCGGCGCGCGGCACTGCACCTGATCAAGAAGCGCGACCTGCTGATGGGCCCGCTTTCAGGCGCGATGCAGGATGCCTATGACAAGGTCAAGATCTGCTCGACCTGCGGCAATGTCGATACATCCGATCCCTGCACCATTTGCACCGATCCGACCCGCGATCAGGGTCTCGTCATCGTGGTCGAGGATGTCGGCGATCTGTGGGCGCTGGAGCGGGCGGCGGCGCTGAACGCCGGCTATCACGTGCTCGGCGGCACGCTGTCGCCGCTCGACGGCGTCGGCCCGGACGACCTTTCCATCGCCGCCCTTGTCGACCGGGTGAAGACCGGCGAGGTCCGCGAGCTGATCATCGCCGTCAACGCCACGGTCGAGGGTCAGTCGACGGCGCATTACATCACCGACCAGCTCGACGGCCTCGACATCAAGGTGACCCGGCTTGCCCATGGCGTGCCGGTGGGCGGCGAGCTCGATTATCTCGACGAGGGCACGCTGGTGGCGGCGCTGAGGGCGCGCACGAGCCTGTAG
- a CDS encoding VOC family protein yields the protein MTALPFNLVVLYVEDPKASARFYADFLGLKPMALSDGFSSLTTDAGLTLGLWRKSTAHPPAEGGPGSSEIGIMAAGEGGVEALYDRVKLDGLTVIQPLVTAAFGPTFVVTDPDGHRIRVCQPDS from the coding sequence ATGACCGCACTTCCTTTCAACCTTGTCGTTCTCTATGTCGAAGACCCGAAGGCGAGCGCCCGATTTTACGCCGACTTTCTCGGATTGAAGCCGATGGCGCTTTCCGATGGCTTTTCATCGCTCACCACTGATGCCGGACTGACGCTTGGCTTGTGGCGCAAGTCGACGGCCCATCCGCCGGCTGAAGGCGGGCCGGGATCGTCCGAAATCGGCATCATGGCGGCCGGTGAGGGCGGCGTCGAGGCGTTGTATGATCGGGTGAAGCTGGATGGGCTGACCGTTATCCAGCCGTTGGTCACGGCCGCTTTCGGCCCGACATTCGTGGTCACTGATCCCGATGGCCACCGCATTCGCGTGTGCCAGCCGGATAGCTGA